Proteins found in one Triticum aestivum cultivar Chinese Spring chromosome 4D, IWGSC CS RefSeq v2.1, whole genome shotgun sequence genomic segment:
- the LOC123096330 gene encoding uncharacterized protein, which yields MLHLQMHPLPLPRAAPHPTTATLSYSLHRRLALSASASTTPFSTEEYLVATCGLTRAQALKASKKLCHLKSASNPDAVLALLSGVGLSRPDIAAVVAADPLLLRSRVDNVAPRLSALRDRLGLSAPEIASFLLVGATALRSCDITPKLEFWIPFFGSLGKLLQTMKRNRSILTTDLEKVAKPNIALLEQCGLSVCDIVKLSTPCSRLLVFNPERVKAFVLRAKKLGVPRSSYIFKYAVGVACSITEDKVAARMEFLRSTLGCSMDKVRVAVRNKPHILGISEEKLRLKIEFMVDEVGLDPDYIVERPMLFTYSLEKRMKPRYYVAKILQAKGLMKKSVGFRRVVGYGEDNFIPTYIDSHQNNVPGLANAYAAACAGEMLLMSSFECRH from the coding sequence atgctccACCTTCAGATGCACCCTCTcccgctgccccgcgccgccccccACCCTACCACGGCCACGCTCTCCTACTCTCTCCACCGCCGCCTCGCtctctccgcctccgcctccaccacccCATTCTCAACCGAGGAGTACCTCGTCGCCACCTGCGGTCTCACCCGAGCCCAGGCGCTCAAGGCGTCCAAGAAGCTCTGCCACCTCAAGTCCGCCTCCAACCCAGACGCCGTGCTCGCCCTCCTCTCCGGCGTCGGCCTCTCCCGCCCGGacatcgccgccgtcgtcgccgccgaccCGCTGCTCCTCCGGTCCAGGGTGGACAACGTCGCCCCCCGCCTCTCTGCCCTCCGCGACCGCCTCGGCCTCTCTGCGCCCGAGATCGCCAGCTTCCTCCTGGTGGGCGCCACGGCCCTCCGCTCCTGCGACATCACGCCCAAGCTCGAGTTCTGGATCCCCTTCTTTGGCTCCTTGGGCAAGCTCCTCCAGACCATGAAGAGGAACAGGTCCATCCTGACCACCGATCTGGAGAAGGTCGCCAAGCCCAACATTGCGCTGCTGGAGCAGTGCGGGCTAAGTGTTTGTGATATTGTCAAGCTGTCGACGCCCTGTTCTAGGCTGCTAGTGTTCAACCCAGAGCGGGTGAAGGCGTTTGTGCTGCGCGCCAAGAAGCTTGGCGTGCCCCGCTCCTCGTATATATTCAAGTACGCGGTGGGTGTCGCGTGTTCTATCACGGAAGACAAGGTCGCCGCAAGGATGGAGTTCTTGAGGAGCACTCTTGGTTGCTCCATGGACAAGGTGCGTGTTGCGGTTCGCAACAAGCCACACATTCTAGGAATATCCGAGGAGAAACTCCGTCTCAAGATAGAGTTCATGGTCGATGAGGTTGGTTTGGATCCAGACTACATTGTTGAGAGGCCCATGCTGTTTACCTACAGCCTGGAGAAGCGGATGAAACCCCGGTATTATGTCGCAAAGATCCTGCAGGCTAAGGGACTGATGAAGAAAAGTGTCGGCTTCCGGCGAGTAGTTGGCTATGGTGAGGATAATTTCATTCCAACATACATCGACAGTCATCAGAACAATGTTCCTGGGCTTGCAAATGCTTATGCAGCAGCTTGTGCTGGGGAAATGCTACTGATGTCCAGCTTTGAATGCAGACATTGA